From one Lotus japonicus ecotype B-129 chromosome 3, LjGifu_v1.2 genomic stretch:
- the LOC130747964 gene encoding 21 kDa protein-like, translating into MEAISSSKHLIITTLLIIVASSFSFTTEATEKPYQQASTVFIKTSCSSTTYPRLCFASLVKHAESIQNDRLQLTCTALNVTLAAAKSTSAMISTMAKKQGMKPREVAAMQDCVEVLSDSVDELRRSIAELGNLKTSNFEMTMSDVQTWVSAALTDESTCTDGFQQQQSEDAVNEDDKSAVRVRVVQTAQLTSNALALINRLASSRG; encoded by the coding sequence atggaggcCATTTCTTCTTCCAAGCACCTCATCATCACAACCCTTCTCATAATCGTTGCCTCCAGTTTTAGTTTCACCACAGAAGCCACTGAAAAACCATATCAACAAGCCAGCACAGTGTTCATCAAAACCTCTTGCAGTTCCACAACCTACCCAAGGCTCTGCTTCGCCTCCCTAGTGAAGCACGCAGAGTCCATCCAAAATGATCGCCTCCAATTAACGTGCACAGCCCTGAACGTGACTCTTGCAGCTGCGAAATCAACCTCAGCTATGATTTCAACAATGGCCAAGAAACAGGGGATGAAGCCAAGAGAGGTTGCTGCCATGCAGGACTGCGTGGAGGTGCTGAGTGACTCGGTGGATGAACTCAGAAGGTCAATTGCTGAGTTGGGTAATCTCAAGACTTCGAACTTTGAGATGACGATGAGCGATGTGCAGACTTGGGTGAGTGCTGCTTTGACAGATGAGAGCACTTGCACTGATGGGTTCCAACAACAACAGAGTGAAGATGCTGTGAATGAAGATGATAAGTCTGCTGTGAGAGTTAGAGTTGTGCAGACAGCTCAATTGACTAGCAATGCTTTAGCTTTGATAAATCGTCTAGCCAGTTCCCGCGGTTAG
- the LOC130743100 gene encoding 21 kDa protein-like: MGSNTFAFSPLPHVFTIPIIFSLLSIANTALACNNTTNPSYNHHTKTVHENTTTNIPSNHYTKTYINYIKTSCSSTTYPSTCYRSLHPYALKIEANPLKLCNVSLSLALSSAYRATNTVSKLLKHNDDLAHTTEQVVEDCFENLKESIGELQDSLAAMGNLNGFDKGFQVSNIKTWVSAAMTDGQTCSDEENYMDGAVRDKIRKNVLKVLRITSNALYFINNLNY; the protein is encoded by the coding sequence ATGGGTTCCAATACTTTTGCATTTTCACCACTACCCCATGTTTTCACAATTCCAATTATCTTCAGCCTTCTATCTATAGCTAACACCGCTTTGGCTTGCAACAATACTACCAATCCTTCGTACAATCATCACACCAAAACCGTTCATGaaaacaccaccaccaacattCCTTCAAATCACTATACCAAAACCTACATAAACTACATTAAAACCTCATGCAGTTCAACCACTTACCCTTCAACATGCTACCGATCTTTACACCCCTATGCTTTGAAAATTGAAGCTAACCCTTTGAAGCTCTGCAATGTTTCTCTCTCACTAGccttaagttctgcttatcgtGCCACTAACACCGTATCAAAGCTTTTGAAGCACAATGACGATCTGGCACACACAACAGAACAAGTGGTGGAGGATTGCTTTGAGAATCTGAAGGAATCCATTGGAGAGCTTCAGGATTCTCTTGCTGCCATGGGAAATTTGAATGGATTTGATAAAGGGTTTCAGGTCAGCAACATCAAGACGTGGGTGAGTGCAGCTATGACCGATGGTCAAACGTGTTCTGATGAGGAAAATTACATGGATGGTGCTGTGAGGGACAAGATCAGAAAGAATGTTTTGAAGGTGTTGAGGATAACAAGCAATGCTTTGTATTTCATTAACAATCTCAACTACTAA
- the LOC130747967 gene encoding pectinesterase inhibitor 4-like produces MALHLHISDLVSMPRCFRLLVCAFLLFISTTLVVQAASDSVARNSTTNTTLLNASKKFIRNQCNSTATYPNVCYNSLSPYASKIKSNRLILTRVSVLLALKAARASSRVMTRLSKLNTLTHDETLVVADCGENIDDTVDLLEQSADGILHLNGTRTNEDRFQWDDIKTWMSAAITDDYTCTDEFHEMEVRPSVQKMIKTSVDYAEWMTSNALAFVNRLAY; encoded by the coding sequence ATGGCTTTGCACTTGCACATTAGTGATCTTGTTTCAATGCCCCGTTGCTTCAGATTACTTGTGTGTGCATTCCTTCTATTCATCTCAACCACCCTTGTTGTTCAAGCAGCATCTGATTCTGTAGCAAGAAACTCCACCACCAATACTACCCTGCTCAATGCCTCCAAAAAGTTCATACGAAACCAGTGCAATTCAACTGCCACTTACCCAAATGTTTGTTACAACTCTCTCTCCCCGTACGCATCAAAAATCAAATCCAACCGTTTGATACTCACCAGAGTCTCTGTTCTTCTGGCTCTGAAAGCAGCAAGAGCTTCATCTAGGGTAATGACAAGGCTATCCAAGTTGAACACCCTGACACATGATGAGACCTTGGTCGTTGCTGATTGCGGAGAGAACATTGATGACACAGTGGATCTGCTTGAGCAATCTGCTGATGGCATTTTGCATTTGAATGGCACGAGAACTAATGAGGATAGATTTCAATGGGATGACATAAAGACATGGATGAGTGCGGCCATAACTGATGACTATACATGCACGGATGAGTTTCATGAAATGGAAGTGCGGCCTTCAGTGCAGAAGATGATCAAAACCAGTGTTGATTATGCGGAATGGATGACTAGCAATGCCTTGGCTTTCGTAAACAGGCTTGCCTACTAA
- the LOC130747966 gene encoding pentatricopeptide repeat-containing protein At4g25270, chloroplastic, translating to MIGTLSFPPNPTTLCSAKKNTNKDKSKKYRKWQSEDRSNTLSFPKPKSTPLLIHQQPYPQTKHQAIEQVLKDIEASIEKGIRIDPEIYASLLETCYRSQAIRHGIQVHRLIPTVLLRKNVGVTSKLVRLYASFGYMEDAHDLFDQMSQRDASAFPWNSLISGYAQLGLYDDAIALYFQMVEEGVEPDLFTFPRVLKVCAGLGLLEVGEEVHRHAVRSGFGNDGFVLNALVDMYAKCGHIVKARKIFNRMHRRDSVSWNSMLTAYVHHGLEVEAMDTFCQMVLEGCKPDFVSISTILTGVSSMDLGVQIHGWVIRRGVEWNLSIANSLIIAYSKHGRLDTARWLFNLMPERDVVSWNSIISAHCKHREALALFEQMEEAGVKPDKITFVSLLSACAYLGLVNDGVRLYALMTEKYKIKPIMEHHGCMVNLYGRAGMVEKAYSIITDGIGSEAAGPTQWGALLYSCYLHGSVAIGEIAANKLFDLEPDNEHNFALLMKIYENAGRLEDMERVRMMLVDRGLDY from the coding sequence ATGATAGGCACTCTAAGCTTCCCTCCAAATCCCACTACCTTGTGCTCTGCTAAGAAGAACACCAACAAAGATAAAAGCAAGAAATACAGAAAGTGGCAAAGTGAAGATAGAAGCAACACTCTTTCTTTCCCAAAACCAAAATCAACCCCACTCCTCATCCATCAACAACCTTATCCCCAAACTAAACACCAAGCAATTGAACAAGTACTCAAAGACATTGAAGCTTCTATAGAGAAAGGCATCAGAATTGACCCAGAAATCTATGCTTCTTTGCTAGAAACCTGCTACCGTTCCCAAGCCATTCGTCATGGTATCCAAGTTCACCGCCTCATACCTACAGTCCTTTTGCGTAAGAATGTTGGCGTCACCTCCAAGCTTGTGAGGTTGTACGCTTCTTTTGGGTACATGGAAGATGCCCACGACCTGTTTGATCAAATGTCTCAGAGGGATGCATCTGCATTTCCCTGGAATTCTCTTATCTCAGGGTATGCTCAACTGGGTCTCTATGATGATGCCATTGCGCTCTACTTCCAAATGGTGGAAGAGGGTGTGGAGCCTGACTTGTTCACGTTTCCTCGAGTTCTGAAAGTTTGTGCAGGACTAGGGTTACTTGAAGTTGGGGAGGAGGTGCATCGCCATGCGGTTCGTTCTGGTTTTGGCAATGATGGGTTTGTCCTCAATGCACTGGTTGACATGTATGCTAAGTGCGGTCACATTGTAAAGGCTCGAAAGATCTTTAACAGGATGCATCGTAGAGACTCCGTTTCATGGAATTCAATGCTCACAGCTTATGTTCATCATGGCCTTGAGGTTGAGGCAATGGACACTTTCTGCCAAATGGTTTTGGAAGGGTGTAAACCTGATTTTGTTTCCATATCCACGATTCTCACAGGTGTCTCATCAATGGATCTCGGGGTCCAAATTCATGGGTGGGTGATCAGGCGAGGAGTTGAATGGAACTTGTCCATTGCTAATTCCTTGATCATAGCTTACTCCAAACATGGAAGGTTGGATACAGCGCGTTGGTTATTCAATTTAATGCCAGAAAGGGATGTTGTTTCCTGGAATTCTATAATATCTGCTCATTGCAAACACCGAGAAGCCCTTGCTCTTTTTGAGCAAATGGAGGAAGCTGGTGTAAAGCCTGATAAAATAACATTTGTTTCACTACTATCAGCTTGTGCCTATTTGGGTTTGGTGAATGATGGAGTGAGGTTGTATGCTTTAATGACTGAAAAGTATAAAATAAAACCCATTATGGAACATCATGGTTGCATGGTTAACCTTTATGGAAGAGCAGGAATGGTTGAAAAGGCTTATAGCATCATAACCGATGGAATCGGCTCTGAGGCTGCAGGTCCAACCCAGTGGGGAGCTTTATTGTATTCCTGCTATTTGCATGGAAGTGTAGCTATAGGGGAGATTGCTGCAAACAAGCTTTTTGATTTAGAGCCAGACAATGAACATAATTTTGCACTTCTTATGAAGATCTATGAAAATGCAGGCAGATTAGAAGACATGGAGAGAGTTAGAATGATGCTGGTTGACAGAGGATTGGATTATTAG